Below is a genomic region from Phoenix dactylifera cultivar Barhee BC4 unplaced genomic scaffold, palm_55x_up_171113_PBpolish2nd_filt_p 000189F, whole genome shotgun sequence.
CAACATGAGAAATTAGTACCATCGTTGAGAAGGTTCACCGCAACCGGTTTGGCATTTTTGTGATTGGTAATTTCCTCTATACTCGCAGTAGTCACGGCAGCCGCCATTAGTTGACGAAAGATAGCTTGTCCAATAACGCCCGAGACTGTTGCCATTCACCCAAGCAGCACCTTTCCCCATGCCGAGCAAGTCAATGACCACAGGATCCAAGCCAAGAGGAGCTTGGAATTTCGTCTTGATAAACAAATATCAAATAAGTTTATCTCATATATATTAAAGTGCTAGTTTTATGTAAGAAGCCATTATTCAAGTATTGTTTGTTCAAATTCCATCATAAATTGGTATCAGAAAACCATCACCACCAAGCTTTTATCCAAGAATACTACCTGATGGTAAGCTACTAATTTCTCAACCATAACCTTAATTTGCAGGGGACTTCCTTTTGAAACTAATCTCACAAGATGACAGAGATTACCTTGTACCACGTAAAGGGTCTCTTGGTAGGAAGTTTTTCATCATACCATTTATCTTCAGGATTATCAAGGTAGAGTTTTTTCTTCTCACCATCAAGGCCAATCTGAAAACATCATTGATGGTTATTTAATATTGGAAATAAGACAAGTACTTAAACGGAAAaattatatagtgtatagtATTTACTTTGTAAGACCATTCATTCTTTGATAGATCTATTGTGAAATCATCTCCAATCAATTGAACCGGTCCACCAACAATTCCAGCTGGCATTTGCTCAAAAAATGATCCATAAGTCTGTTTGACATTTCAAGTATGTAGTAGTATTAGTGACCAAAAAGAACAAAGTAAACATTAGTTCCAAATGACAAGATGAAGGGTTTATTGTGGATTTTCGAACCTTTAGTCCGACAGTTGCACTAAGTAAAGATATTTTGTTTTCTCCAGGTTCAATCATGACTTTGCGCtcaaacatgaaggtaaaatttcCATTTGGAGCATATTCGGATCCTAATAAccacaaaatttgaaattcataaAAACAAGATTCTCTAAAATAACTGCAGGCCACTCTGAACAAATATTCCATGGTTTCTTATCTTTTCAAAGCATAGTCTAGATTATAAATTTATGACGACAAAGTGAATTCAGTTTACCTATGAGATGCCCATTCACAAAGGCGTAGAGGATGTGGCCTGTCGAGTTAACGCGAAGAGTCACTTCATGCTCTTGGGTAATACCAACATATTGCTTGGTATCCACACTACATCCATGTGATATTTACAAGTTACCTTTATTTTTCCTTAAACAAATTGTGCCCCCTATTAGAAGAATATATACCTTGTCATATACCACAAGTAGTCACTCTCATCCAAAGTGGTGGTGATTTGTTCCAACAGCGTATAATCTGTGAAGCTACCTCCCAAACCTTTGAGAGAATGTCTCAAGGTCTCAGGTCTCCATGACCATTTCAAATCGTTAGGCTCATTCTCAGCTGTGTTTGGCTTCTTTACCATGattgatgtttggacattaaccTATATAGGGCAGGAGAAAAGGAGACATGTCATTAATAAAATGCAGAGCTTATATTACATGGCTACATAGGATGGTGACACAAAAAAGAACTTTACCTTGGCAGTGTTATGGACTTCTTGCTTACAATCAGGAAGAATACTAACAGACCAAGCAGGCACAAAATATTTGGCCCCTTCAAAGTCCACAGTGGCATCAGAATTTTCATTTGTATTACTTATAAAGCAACCAGGGGTGATCCCATTAGCTATGTACTTAGTTGCCTGCAATCATCAATGTTATATATTGTTAAACGTACACATGAACGTCACATATGCAGGTGCTTGCGTACTCGCACATGAAcatgcatataaatataaatgtttataaatatatgtatgtacgcACGTAAGAAGAAGGATTTTAAGCTGTGATTAACAACACCATACCCATACTCCCTTGCTGAGTTCCACATCCTTGACATCACCATGGATGAGGGCTTGCTCCATCATATAAATGGCAGCATGAAGCTCCTTCAAGTGACCCCATTTTGGTTGCCTTTTGTTTCCTAAGGTGAAATCATATACAATTCCTTGAGTTTCTTATGTCTAGCAAAGTGACATGGATATAGAGTTTAAATAATGAATGAGATTATCAAAGTTAATGCAAGTCAAATACCATATTCATCAAGAGGAGCATCATAATCATAAGTTGTTGTGATGTATGGACCTCCCGTTGTGCGACCAAAGTTGGTTCCTCCATGGTACTAGTAACATGTAATTACATGTTAAGCTTGCGAAAAAAGAAGACTATACACTAATACTGACCCAAAATCTCATGTTTAAAAATAAACTTACCATGTAGTAGTTCACCAAAGATCCTTTCAACTGGAAGAAACGAGCTACTGAGAAAGCCAAGTCTTCTGCAGCCCTATGTGGGTCTGGCTTGTCCCAAGCTTTGAACCTGAAACAGTTCATTTTGATGAATTGatttaaagtaaaaattagaTAGGTCAAAATAATAGCAAATCAATTTCTGTGGCAGAAGAAGGAAAACTCACCAGCCAGACCAATTTTCTGTCCACATCTTTGGACTATTTGGATTGTTGGGCTTAAATTGGTCGCAATAGTAACCATTGCAAGTGTTAATCTAGTTGAACACAACAAAGACAAATTGTCTTTATTAGaatataatttaatttggttAACAGTATCAtgttaaaaggaagagtttgttcTGGTGCACCATTGGTTGAGGTGCATTGTCTTGCTGACACATGATCCATGGTACACCAACTTCGAGGGATTGTGCAAAACTTGCGCACCACTTAACATACTGATTTCCCTCTTCACCATAAGGACCCATAATATTGCCATACTCATTCTCAATCTAGCACAATCATAATATCATATATTAGCTTTTAATGTCGAAatatgattgaatataaaaaatcttttgattcAGGGGGGAAAAaactttcaaagaaaaaaaaaagagattataTACCTGAGTTAATATGATGGGTCCTCCTTGTGGTGCTAGGAGCTTTTCTCTCCTAACCATATCTACTATCAACGTAGTAAAATTTTGCATCTCATCCTTTAAAATATTAGACAAGTACTATTAGTATAGAGAAAGGTATAAGCAAAGATATTGAAATAGAAAATAACATTTTTTAACTATATGTAGAGTAAatcaatattttaaattatatatttgaAGTTGAATTTTTACTTTCCATTGCTGGTTGTTGGTCCTAAATTGCATCCCCGGAATTTTCCGCAACCAAGCCGGAATTCCTCTGAAATCATTTTGGCATGGTTCAATAAAGAGATAAAAGTGTATACGTAAATTTATAAACTACTTTTTCTGTCTATATATAAAGCAAACTAGTAATTACCCGTAGTTCCATTCAGCACAAGCATAAGGTCCAATGCGAAGAATGGCATATAATCCCGCATTTTGGATTTCCTTAATGAACCGAATGAGATCATAGTTTCCTTCAAAGTTATACTGAAAACAATGGAGCACAAGACTAATGTTAGGATTTATAGTTATATATTGCATATCAACAAGCATCATCAtctgaaataaaattacaacctcACGTTGTCGAGGCTCGTGTCCATTCCAGAAAACATAAGTCTCGATTGCATTAAGCCCTCCTGCTTTTGATTTTTGGATCAAATCTGGCCACATCTACACCATGGAAGAACTACTTGAATAAGAATTTGTCACCTATATAATGTAAATAGATGCACATAAAATGTAAACAACCTTTAATATCCTCAAAAAATGGTTTAAATTCAATAAGAGTATGGGTAATAGACTCAAAAGTGGAGACCAATACATCAAACACCCCTTAACCatattcacaaaaaaaaaaatcataaaacacATTCTACGATCAAACTATTATTTCACCATATGTTAGCAAAACACGTGACCATGCTACTTCTTCTATGGCTTTGTGTATTATTATACCATCATTTTACCTtctatttcataagatttataTCATCcgatatgaaaaaaaaacaataatataTAACTTTAGAACATTCTTTTTAACAAGATTTTACATTTTATCCTAGTGAAAAACAATTcaacaaacaaaaatatgaACAAACCTGAGGAGTGCTGCGTGGGTAGTGAATAGAACCTGAGATAATAACACGGTGCTGGCCATCAATTTTTAAAGCACGCCCATCATAAGAAACTTCAGTGGATTGCACAACATAACAAATAGAAGTTAGAATCAAGACCACCAATGAACTCTTAGATAACTCcatctttcctttctcttctattACCTCAAGGGAAAGCACGTCTTGTGATAGGGTGAACGGCCATATTTATAGCTAGAAGGGACAAATGGTCAAGAGAGTTTTAAGGAGTTGTCCTATTCAGATGGGTTTGGTTGCCATATATTGACCGAGTATTTTGTGGCATCACTTTAAAGTACAGTTTAGTTGTTTACCAAgggaaaaaaatagaatttggtTTCTAATTCAAGTACCGTGTGATGAAACTAACACGTTATACTTGGTTCTATTTAGTTTTCCAAATTTTTTGGGCTAGTGCTGCTATCATGTTTCTCATTTCTTCTTCCCTATGGCTTAGGAATGCCTTGTTTGTTTTCTGTAATCTAGAACCTACAATATAATTTGGGTTACACCATgccaatatatatatgtatttcagTTGTGCTTAAATTAGATAATGTCACCACGAATATATGAGAGGTCAAGTCTAGGTTGGAGgctcaaaaaaaattcttctacTTGATGCTATCTAAATCTCATCCATTTTTCTATATTAGAAACttcaatctaaaattatataaatcgaGTCTAATTTAAGCCATGGCCTATGATTGAAATTTTGGTAGGTAACCTAAACGACATTGTCATGACTACTTAAACTCAATCAATCCCAAATTGTATTTTGGTTGAAAATTTTGGATTTGGTTTGAGTTAGGATAGCCAAGTTTGAATTATATATTTCATCGACCTCTATATGACTAATGCTATGAGCACCCATCATGTGTACACAAACAATTCTCTTGCGATGATATGGTAGAAAGAGATTGTTGTAATTTGTGAAATTTGTTATCACATGAAGCAGGCTTGATTAATTATAAAATTACTACGTCAGCATTTATGGgtccaatattattttaatatggatAACAATTTTA
It encodes:
- the LOC103722591 gene encoding beta-galactosidase 13-like; the protein is MELSKSSLVVLILTSICYVVQSTEVSYDGRALKIDGQHRVIISGSIHYPRSTPQMWPDLIQKSKAGGLNAIETYVFWNGHEPRQREYNFEGNYDLIRFIKEIQNAGLYAILRIGPYACAEWNYGGIPAWLRKIPGMQFRTNNQQWKDEMQNFTTLIVDMVRREKLLAPQGGPIILTQIENEYGNIMGPYGEEGNQYVKWCASFAQSLEVGVPWIMCQQDNAPQPMINTCNGYYCDQFKPNNPNSPKMWTENWSGWFKAWDKPDPHRAAEDLAFSVARFFQLKGSLVNYYMYHGGTNFGRTTGGPYITTTYDYDAPLDEYGNKRQPKWGHLKELHAAIYMMEQALIHGDVKDVELSKGVWATKYIANGITPGCFISNTNENSDATVDFEGAKYFVPAWSVSILPDCKQEVHNTAKVNVQTSIMVKKPNTAENEPNDLKWSWRPETLRHSLKGLGGSFTDYTLLEQITTTLDESDYLWYMTSVDTKQYVGITQEHEVTLRVNSTGHILYAFVNGHLIGSEYAPNGNFTFMFERKVMIEPGENKISLLSATVGLKTYGSFFEQMPAGIVGGPVQLIGDDFTIDLSKNEWSYKIGLDGEKKKLYLDNPEDKWYDEKLPTKRPFTWYKTKFQAPLGLDPVVIDLLGMGKGAAWVNGNSLGRYWTSYLSSTNGGCRDYCEYRGNYQSQKCQTGCGEPSQRWYHVPRSFLKAGEPNTLILFEEAGGDPSKINFQTVSVGTICATIDQGKTVSLSCQNGQSISKIDITRFGEPEGSCGRFEKSGCDSNEAYFAISNACVGKESCSIQNSENLLGGCKSNSLTSKKLVVQATC